The nucleotide sequence GATTCAGATCAAGATGGCCCAAGGTGCTAAGCCTGGTGAAGGCGGTCAGTTGCCTGGTGGAAAAGTATCTGATTACATCGGTAAGTTGCGCTTCTCTGTGCCGGGTGTTGGTTTGATTTCTCCTCCTCCGCACCATGATATTTACTCAATTGAAGATATCGCTCAGTTGATCCATGACTTGAAGAACGTTAATCCAAAGGCTGACGTTTCTGTGAAGTTGGTATCTGAAGTGGGTGTTGGAACTATTGCTGCTGGTGTGGCAAAAGCGAAAGCAGACCACGTTGTGATCGCTGGTCATGATGGCGGAACTGGCGCATCTCCGCTGTCTTCAATCAAGCACGCTGGCTCTCCATGGGAACTCGGCTTAGCTGAAACACAACAAACATTGGTTCTCAATGGTTTGCGCAGCCGTATTCGTGTTCAGGCTGATGGTCAGATGAAAACAGGCCGTGACGTAGTGATTGGCGCTTTGTTAGGTGCAGACGAGTTTGGTTTTGCGACAGCGCCATTGGTGGTTGAGGGTTGCATCATGATGCGTAAGTGTCATTTGAATACTTGTCCAGTTGGTGTTGCTACTCAAGATCCGGAATTGCGTAAAAAATTCTCAGGCAAGCCTGAGCATGTGGTGAACTTCTTTTTCTTTATTGCTGAAGAAGCTCGCGAGATCATGGCGCAGCTCGGTATTCGCAAGTTTGATGACTTAATTGGTCGTGTTGATTTGTTGGATACCCGTAAGGGCATTGAAAACTGGAAAGTGCACGGCTTGGATTTCAGCAAGATATTTGCTGAACCACAAGTAGCAAGCGAAGTTCCACGTTACCAAGTGTTAACCCAAGATCACGGCTTAGCCAGTGCTCTGGATAACATCTTGATCGAGAAGAGTGAGCCTGCATTAGAGCGTGGCGAGAAGGTTTCCTTCATTGTTCCGGTGAAGAACGTGAACCGTACTGTAGGCGCAATGCTCTCTGGAGAAGTTGCGCAGCGTTATGGTCACGCAGGTTTGCCAGATGACACGATTCACATTCAATTGAATGGCACAGCTGGTCAAAGCTTTGCAGCCTTCTTGTCACGGGGAATCACATTAGACTTAGTTGGCGACGGTAATGACTATGTTGGCAAAGGTTTGTCAGGTGGACGTGTGATTGTTCGTGCTCCTCATGAGTTCCGTGGCGATACCGCTAAGAACATCATCGTTGGTAATACTGTTCTCTACGGCGCAATTGCTGGTGAAGCCTTCTTTAATGGCGTAGCTGGTGAGCGTTTCGCAGTTCGTAACTCTGGTGCTACAACGGTTGTTGAGGGTACTGGCGACCATGGTTGTGAATACATGACGGGTGGAACAGTAGTTGTATTGGGCGCAACAGGGCGTAACTTTGCTGCAGGTATGAGCGGTGGTATTGCTTATGTTTACGACGAGGATGGATTGTTCGATAAGCGTTGCAATACCAGCATGGCAACACTAGAAAAAGTGCTGCCTTCTGCAGAGCAAATTGCCAAGATGCCGAAGTCTGAATGGCATGCCCCTATCGATGTGAAAGATGGCGGCGAGCGTTTGACGGACGAGCAAATTTTGAAGGGCTTGATCGAGCGTCATTTCCGTCACACTGGCTCTGAGCGCGCTAAGGCAATCTTGGCTGATTGGGAAAATACCCGCAGTCGCTTTGTGAAGGTTCTCCCAACTGAGTACAAGCGTGCTCTAGGTGAATTGTGGGAAAAAGCTCAGAACAAAACCGTTGCGGCATAAGCCACTTAATTAATAAAGACATTAAGAAAAGATACTAAGGATTCGATATGGGTAAGGTCACTGGATTTATGGAGTTTGAGCGCGTCGGTGAGACGTACGAAGCGCCGGTTAAACGCCTCCATCATTACAAAGAGTTTGTGGCAGCACTAACTGATGAAGAAGCGAAGATTCAAGGCGCACGTTGTATGGATTGTGGTATCCCGTTTTGTAATAACGGCTGCCCAGTTAACAACATCATTCCCGACTTCAATGACTTGGTATTTCAGAATGATTGGAAGAATGCATTAGATGTTTTGCAATCAACCAATAACTTCCCAGAATTTACTGGTCGCATTTGCCCAGCTCCTTGCGAAGCTGCTTGTACCTTAGGGATCAATAGCACTGCAGTCGGTATCAAGTCTATTGAGCATGCCATTATTGATAAAGGTTGGGAAAGTGGTTGGGTTAAGCCGCAACCTTCCAAAACGAAGACTGGTAAAAAAATCGCAGTAGTTGGTGGTGGCCCAGCGGGTATGGCGGCTGCACAGCAATTGGCTCGCGTTGGTCATGACGTCACTGTATTTGAAAAGAATGATCGTGTTGGCGGCTTACTGCGTTACGGTATTCCTGATTTCAAGATGGAAAAGTGGTTGATTGATCGTCGTGTTGAGCAGATGCAAGCTGAAGGCGTTAAATTTGAGACGGGTGTTTTCGTTGGTAAAGAGGCGATTGGCGCCGAAGTAAAAAATTACTCCAATAAGACAGTTTCTCCTGAGCAATTGATGAAAGACTTTGATGCGGTAGTGATCACCGGTGGTGCAGAGCAGCCACGTGATTTGCCGGTTCCAGGTCGTGAGTTGGCTGGCGTGCACTATGCGTTGGAATTTTTGATTCCGCAAAACAAAGAAAATGCTGGTGATTTCAAAAATGAAATTCGTGCAACTGATAAGCATGTAGTTGTTATTGGCGGTGGTGATACAGGTTCAGATTGCGTTGGAACATCAAACCGTCACGGCGCAACCAAGATTACTCAGTTTGAATTGCTCCCTCAACCCCCAGAAGTTGAGAACACCCCTTTAGTTTGGCCATATTGGCCAACAAAATTACGCACATCCTCTTCACATGAAGAAGGTTGTGATCGTGACTGGTCTGTTGGAACCAAGCGTTTTGAAGGCAAAAACGGCAAAGTTGAGAAACTGATTGGCGTTCGTCTGGAGTGGAAAGACGGCAAAATGGCTGAAGTGCCAAACTCAGAATTCGAAATTAAGGCAGATTTAGTGCTTTTGGCTATGGGTTTTGTGTCCCCAGTTCAGCAGGTATTGAGCGCGTTTGGCGTTGAGAAAGATGCTCGCGGTAATGCAAAAGCAACCGTAGATGGTCAAAATGCCTACCAAACGAACGTTCCTAAGGTATTTGCTGCTGGCGATATGCGTCGTGGACAGTCTTTGGTGGTTTGGGCAATTCGTGAGGGTCGTCAATGCGCCCAAGCAGTAGACCAGTATTTAATGGGGTCATCTGTTTTGCCCCGATAATATCGAGGATATGAACAGTGGCCAGCCAAATTCTTTGGATGTAAGCAAGCAAGCTGCAGGTGAAGTTGTCGTCGCTATTAAAGACGTCAACTTTTCCTATGCTCTAGGTGAACGTCAGATTTTGTCTGGACTCAATATGGAGTTCCGACGCGGCCAGGTAGTGGCTGTAATGGGCGGCTCCGGATGCGGCAAGACCACCATTCTTCGGTTGATCGGCGGGCAATTTAATGCTCAATCAGGTCAAGTTTTATTTGAAGGTCAAGACATTGGCAAGATGAATGGTCCCGAGTTGATGGCTGCCCGTCGTCGCATGGGAATGCTTTTTCAGTTCGGAGCATTGTTCACTGACCTGAGTGTTTTTGAAAACGTTGCTTTTCCTCTTCGTGAACATACAGATCTCAGTGAAGAGCTATTGCACTCCTTAGTGCTTATGAAATTGAATGCAGTTGGCTTGCGCAGCGCAAGAGACTTAATGCCTTCGCAAATTTCTGGTGGCATGGCAAGACGTGTTGCCCTCGCTAGAGCCATTGCTTTAGATCCACCCCTCATCATGTACGACGAGCCATTTGCTGGCCTGGATCCCATCTCTCTTGGCATCACAGCACGCTTAATTCGTGATCTGAATAACGCCCTAGGAGCCACGAGTTTATTGGTTACGCACGATGTTGAAGAGACTTTTGCAATAGCTGATTATGTATATTTCATTGCGAATGGCCGTATTGGTGCTGAAGGAACTCCTAAGGAATTAAGTCGCTCAGCAGATCCTTTTGTTAGACAATTTTTAGATGCAGCGCCAGATGGCCCTGTACCTTTTCATTACCCAGGAAAAAGCTTAGAAGAAGATTTTGGAATGAGCACCTCATGACCACGCTTCTGAATCTGTTTGGCGACCTTGGATTTTTTGTACGTCGCAACTTAAGTAGTCTGGGTTTAGCTGCTCGTATGTTTGCGGCAGTGATCGCACGCTCAGGATTCTTGCTCAAAAGACCACGTTTAGTGATTGATCAAATTTTGTTTGTCGGCAATCATTCTTTTGTGATCATTGCAGTCTCAGGATTATTTGTTGGATTCGTCTTAGGTTTGCAGGGTTACTACACCTTAAATCGTTATGGCTCAGAGCAAGCACTTGGCCTATTGGTTGCCCTCTCTTTAACTCGTGAGTTGGGTCCTGTCATTACCGCTTTATTGTTTGCCGGTAGAGCCGGCACTTCTTTAACTGCGGAGATTGGCCTCATGAAGGCTGGTGAACAATTGACTGCTATGGAAATGATGGCAGTGGACCCTTTAGGGCGCGTGATTGCGCCGCGACTTTGGGCCGGCATTATTTCTATGCCAATCTTGGCAACTATTTTTACAGCAGTCGGCGTTCTCGGGGGTTACCTTGTGGGCGTTCCTTTGATTGGAGTCGACTCAGGCGCCTTCTGGTCACAGATGCAAGGCGGAGTGGACCTGTTTTCGGATATTGGCAATGGCTTAATTAAAAGCATGGTGTTTGGTGTAGCGGTCACTTTTATTGCTCTTTATCAGGGCTATGAATCCAAGCCCACGCCTGAAGGCGTTTCGCAAGCCACTACTCGTACGGTGGTGATCTCTTCTTTATCGGTTTTAGCATTGGATTTCTTGCTAACCGCGATGATGTTCTCAAATTAGAAAGAATAAACTAGGGCTCTTATGAGAAAAAGTGCAATTGATGTCTGGGTAGGAATCTTTGTTGCTATTGGTTTGCTGGCTGCTCTATTTCTCGCACTGAAGGTTGGCAATATGAATGCAGTGTCGTTTGCGCCAACATACAAAATTTCTGCACGCTTTGACAATATCGGCGGCCTCAAACCTCGCGCACCAGTGAAAAGTGCAGGCGTGGTGGTTGGCAGAATTGCTAATATTTCCTTCGATGACAAAACTTATCAAGCAACGGTGGTGATGACCATTGAAGACTCCTATAAGTTTCCAAAGGATTCATCCGCTAAGATTTTGACATCCGGCTTATTGGGTGAGCAATACATTGGTCTTGAGGCGGGCGGATCAGATGATATGTTGACCAATGGCGAAAAGATTGCGCAGACACAATCAGCCATTGTTTTAGAAAACTTGATCAGCCAGTTCCTTTACAATAAAGCAGCAGATAGCGGCCAAGAAAAGGGCGCAGCAAAGTGATGTTGCTTTTTATGCGCAAAGTCAAGATGGTAATCTTGCTTGGTTTGATGGCCTCTTTGGTTGGCTGCGCATCCATTCCTGCTGGCGTAGAGCGCTCTCCCCAGGATCCTTGGGAGCCATTCAATCGCTCAGTTTTTGAATTTAACGAAGGCTTAGATGCTTATGTCCTTAAGCCGGTAGTTACAGGCTATCGTTTTGTATTGCCTGAATTTGTACGCGATGGAATATATAACTTCTTTAGCAACTACAACGATATTTATACTGCTCTGTATAACTTGCTGCAAGGTAAGCCGGACTATGCCTTTAATGACCTCATGCGCGTGGTGGTCAACACAACAATGGGATTGGGTGGATTCTTGGATCTAGCTACTCCTGGAGGTCTTGAGAAGCACAAAGAAGATTGGGGTCAAACCTTAGGTGTTTGGGGTGTGCCCTCAGGCCCTTATGTAGTTCTTCCGTTCTTTGGCCCAAGTAATGTGCGAGATACTTTTGGCACAGTAGCCGATTTAGAGTCGGACTATCTATTTAAGTATGTGAAGGATGTGGGTCTGCGAAATAGTATTACTGGTTTGCGTGTAGTGAACGCACGTAATACCTATTACGAGGCCGGTGATTTATTGGATGGCGCTGCAATTGATAAGTACAGCTTCTTACGAGATGCTTATATCCAAAGACGTGCCTATCAGATTAACGAGGGCAAAGATGAGGAGGAGCCTAGCATGCCTCCTTACGAGAACGGATATCAGTAAGTCTGAGCGGCTTAATCAACTCGCATTGATGTACAGATAATGAAATGGAACCTATGAAAATTCAAAAAATACTTACTCAATATTTAGCGACAAGTTTGTTTTTGGTTTCTGGTGCTCTTTTTGCACAGGCTCCTGATCAAACAACTCCGCCGGATGTCTTAATTAAAATAGTTGTCACTGAGGTGATGACAACAGTGAAGGCTGATCCCGATATTCAAAAAGGCAATATCCCCAAGATTGTGGAGTTGGTCGAGAAGAAAATTGTTCCATATACCGACATGCGTCGCACTACAGAAATGGCGATGGGTCCTAACTGGAAAAAGGCAACGACCGAGCAACAGGCTCAACTGACTTCCGAGTTTAAGAATCTGCTCATTCGCACTTACTCAGGCGCTTTGAGCCAGCTACGTGACCAAACTGTGCAATTTAAGGCTTTGCGTGCCGCGCCTGACGATAGAGAAGTAGTTGTTAAAACTGTAGTGCTTGGTCGTGGCGATCCAGTACCTTTGGATTACCGCCTTGAAAAAACAGCTAATGGTTGGAAGGTCTACGACATGAACATCATGGGCGTTTGGTTGGTTGAGGCTTATCGCAATCAGTTTTCTAATCAGATCAGTCAAAACGGCATTGAAGGCTTGGTGAAGTTTTTGCAAGACCGCAATAAGCAATTAGCCACTGCTAAACCAGCCAATTAATTGATGAGTACAAACATCATGCCCTTTCTTTTGCCTAAAAAAGTGACG is from Polynucleobacter sp. MWH-S4W17 and encodes:
- a CDS encoding phospholipid-binding protein MlaC; translation: MKIQKILTQYLATSLFLVSGALFAQAPDQTTPPDVLIKIVVTEVMTTVKADPDIQKGNIPKIVELVEKKIVPYTDMRRTTEMAMGPNWKKATTEQQAQLTSEFKNLLIRTYSGALSQLRDQTVQFKALRAAPDDREVVVKTVVLGRGDPVPLDYRLEKTANGWKVYDMNIMGVWLVEAYRNQFSNQISQNGIEGLVKFLQDRNKQLATAKPAN
- the mlaE gene encoding lipid asymmetry maintenance ABC transporter permease subunit MlaE — its product is MTTLLNLFGDLGFFVRRNLSSLGLAARMFAAVIARSGFLLKRPRLVIDQILFVGNHSFVIIAVSGLFVGFVLGLQGYYTLNRYGSEQALGLLVALSLTRELGPVITALLFAGRAGTSLTAEIGLMKAGEQLTAMEMMAVDPLGRVIAPRLWAGIISMPILATIFTAVGVLGGYLVGVPLIGVDSGAFWSQMQGGVDLFSDIGNGLIKSMVFGVAVTFIALYQGYESKPTPEGVSQATTRTVVISSLSVLALDFLLTAMMFSN
- a CDS encoding ABC transporter ATP-binding protein, yielding MNSGQPNSLDVSKQAAGEVVVAIKDVNFSYALGERQILSGLNMEFRRGQVVAVMGGSGCGKTTILRLIGGQFNAQSGQVLFEGQDIGKMNGPELMAARRRMGMLFQFGALFTDLSVFENVAFPLREHTDLSEELLHSLVLMKLNAVGLRSARDLMPSQISGGMARRVALARAIALDPPLIMYDEPFAGLDPISLGITARLIRDLNNALGATSLLVTHDVEETFAIADYVYFIANGRIGAEGTPKELSRSADPFVRQFLDAAPDGPVPFHYPGKSLEEDFGMSTS
- a CDS encoding glutamate synthase subunit beta, yielding MGKVTGFMEFERVGETYEAPVKRLHHYKEFVAALTDEEAKIQGARCMDCGIPFCNNGCPVNNIIPDFNDLVFQNDWKNALDVLQSTNNFPEFTGRICPAPCEAACTLGINSTAVGIKSIEHAIIDKGWESGWVKPQPSKTKTGKKIAVVGGGPAGMAAAQQLARVGHDVTVFEKNDRVGGLLRYGIPDFKMEKWLIDRRVEQMQAEGVKFETGVFVGKEAIGAEVKNYSNKTVSPEQLMKDFDAVVITGGAEQPRDLPVPGRELAGVHYALEFLIPQNKENAGDFKNEIRATDKHVVVIGGGDTGSDCVGTSNRHGATKITQFELLPQPPEVENTPLVWPYWPTKLRTSSSHEEGCDRDWSVGTKRFEGKNGKVEKLIGVRLEWKDGKMAEVPNSEFEIKADLVLLAMGFVSPVQQVLSAFGVEKDARGNAKATVDGQNAYQTNVPKVFAAGDMRRGQSLVVWAIREGRQCAQAVDQYLMGSSVLPR
- a CDS encoding VacJ family lipoprotein; its protein translation is MLLFMRKVKMVILLGLMASLVGCASIPAGVERSPQDPWEPFNRSVFEFNEGLDAYVLKPVVTGYRFVLPEFVRDGIYNFFSNYNDIYTALYNLLQGKPDYAFNDLMRVVVNTTMGLGGFLDLATPGGLEKHKEDWGQTLGVWGVPSGPYVVLPFFGPSNVRDTFGTVADLESDYLFKYVKDVGLRNSITGLRVVNARNTYYEAGDLLDGAAIDKYSFLRDAYIQRRAYQINEGKDEEEPSMPPYENGYQ
- the mlaD gene encoding outer membrane lipid asymmetry maintenance protein MlaD is translated as MRKSAIDVWVGIFVAIGLLAALFLALKVGNMNAVSFAPTYKISARFDNIGGLKPRAPVKSAGVVVGRIANISFDDKTYQATVVMTIEDSYKFPKDSSAKILTSGLLGEQYIGLEAGGSDDMLTNGEKIAQTQSAIVLENLISQFLYNKAADSGQEKGAAK